The following are from one region of the Amia ocellicauda isolate fAmiCal2 chromosome 1, fAmiCal2.hap1, whole genome shotgun sequence genome:
- the LOC136758842 gene encoding trace amine-associated receptor 9-like — protein MNSSFIQMDSVEYCYENVTKSCIKRSSSVGERAVLYFVFLLAALITVFGNLIVIVSISHFKQLHSPNNLLVLSLAIVDFLLGIFVLPFSVIIMIEHCCGLYARIYTVARNQARLIQIMEDRTFTLEDSRRRAQRNREQKAAKTLGIVMGVFIVCWLPYYIVNILYLCFNVMIPQIVNDAVICLSYINSTFNPLIYAFFYPWFQKALKLIVSLKIYHPNSSRKKLYTE, from the exons ATGAATTCATCCTTCATTCAGATGGACTCAGTAGAGTACTGCTATGAAAATGTTACCAAATCCTGCATTAAACGCTCCAGTTCGGTTGGTGAAAGagcagttttgtattttgtgtttcttctagcAGCACTAATCACAGTTTTTGGCAATCTGATTGTGATTGTTTCCATCTCTCATTTCAAGCAGCTTCATTCTCCAAATAATCTGTTGGTTCTTTCTCTAGCAATTGTTGATTTCCTTCTTGGGATTTTTGTTCTTCCATTCAGTGTGATCATTATGATTGAACATTGTTG TGGGTTATATGCACGCATTTACACTGTTGCCAGAAACCAAGCAAgactaatacaaataatggaAGACAGAACATTTACACTTGAAGACAGTAGAAGAAGAGCACAGCGCAACAGAGAGCAAAAAGCTGCTAAAACACTAGGAATAGTAATGGGTGTCTTTATAGTTTGCTGGCTCCCTTACTACATAGTTAATATACTTTACTTATGTTTCAATGTAATGATTCCACAAATAGTGAATGATGCTGTTATATGTTTGTCTTACATTAATTCCACATTTAATCCACTCATTTATGCTTTTTTCTATCCATGGTTTCAAAAAGCACTGAAGCTCATTgttagtttaaaaatatatcaccCTAATTCCTCTAGAAAGAAATTGtacacagaataa
- the LOC136758848 gene encoding trace amine-associated receptor 3-like, whose amino-acid sequence MYMFLLSGILITVCGNLVVIISISHFKQLHTPTNLLVLSMAVADFLLGLFVMPFSMVRTVETCWYFGDTFYRYYAVCDPLLYTSKITMHVIFTVARRHSREISTMEDQMQSIEGKKRLAPRSKDRKATKTLSIVIGVFILCWLPYFVNSVMDPYVHSSTPPIVVDALQWLGYFNSGCNPIIYGFFYPWFQKALNLILTCEIFNPESSLISVYSGSH is encoded by the exons atgtacatgtttttgctatctgGTATACTGATCACAGTTTGTGGGAACCTAGTGGTGATAATTTCTATCTCTCACTTTAAGCAGCTCCACACTCCAACCAATCTTCTTGTCCTGTCAATGGCTGTTGCAGACTTTTTACTTGGATTGTTTGTGATGCCGTTCAGCATGGTGAGAACTGTTGAAACATGCTGGTATTTTGGCGATACATTTT ATCGTTACTATGCTGTGTGTGATCCCTTACTTTACACCAGTAAAATAACAATGCATGTG ATATTTACCGTGGCAAGAAGGCATTCAAGAGAAATCAGTACAATGGAGGACCAGATGCAATCAATAGAGGGCAAAAAAAGACTTGCTCCTCGCAGTAAAGATAGGAAAGCAACTAAAACATTGTCCATTGTTATTGGAGTGTTTATTCTTTGCTGGTTACCTTACTTTGTTAATAGTGTAATGGATCCCTATGTACATTCTTCAACTCCTCCAATTGTTGTTGATGCTCTGCAGTGGCTGGGATATTTCAATTCTGGCTGCAACCCAATTATCTATGGCTTTTTTTATCCTTGGTTCCAGAAAGCTCTAAACCTCATTCTGACCTGTGAAATATTTAATCCAGAGTCCTCTTTAATCAGTGTATATTCAGGAAGTCACTAA